One genomic region from Fictibacillus marinisediminis encodes:
- a CDS encoding YhgE/Pip family protein, whose protein sequence is MGDGFKKASDGAGKLADGSSKASGGSHDLVKGTEAFSNKTEDLHNGLNQLAGGSSQLSEGLKQSEDGAGKLYSGMKEKSPEIDQLNNGASSLQKGLNSLSGGLDQLDQKGNQITSGQEQLAKGANDLKTGAAAAYEGSGVLDDKGKDLEDGARSIRDGAAQLSSGMTTLKDGADKTAAGAKTVNEGLASLKEDMAKNPDMPKAEILARIAALEAGSKQVSDGTQKVAEGTAPLKAGADQLSAGANKLSAGQALFQKGVEALHAGQKKLVDGTAQLASGQQELLEGTKTFMSKIGEAKGGADQLADGSAKLSAGTAGLSQGWSGLVDNVGKLSQGQSKLAKGSIDLTNGLQSAKDGSGKLSDGARQLNDGAGKLASGVDSIKSGNEKLAGELNKAAEKAHEAKATDDEVKMISNPVKTLNASTVKDMTYGTGLAPYFLSLGLFVGALMLTIVFPLVEPAMKPKNAFSWFFSKYAFMAVTGIVQALIADLILLQSLDLEVQSTGRFVLFSIIISLTFMAIIQFLVTTMGNPGRFIVILMLIFQLTSSGGTFPTEMIPSSLQTVHFFMPMSYSIAGLRAVITTGDYSLMWQNAIILGYFMVPMLAASFLFFRIKMKKFRNEEPAANTI, encoded by the coding sequence ATGGGCGATGGTTTCAAGAAAGCATCAGATGGTGCGGGAAAATTAGCTGATGGTTCTTCAAAAGCTTCTGGCGGCTCACACGATCTTGTTAAAGGCACTGAAGCCTTTTCGAACAAGACAGAAGACCTCCACAATGGCTTGAACCAGCTGGCGGGAGGATCGTCACAGCTTTCTGAGGGCTTGAAACAATCCGAAGACGGAGCTGGAAAGCTGTACTCAGGCATGAAAGAGAAATCCCCTGAGATCGACCAGCTCAATAACGGCGCAAGCAGCCTTCAAAAGGGCCTGAACAGCCTATCCGGGGGACTGGATCAGCTTGATCAAAAAGGAAATCAGATAACGTCTGGACAGGAACAGCTGGCCAAAGGAGCCAATGATTTGAAGACGGGAGCAGCGGCTGCTTATGAAGGCTCAGGCGTACTCGATGATAAAGGAAAAGATTTAGAGGATGGCGCCCGCAGCATTAGGGACGGAGCGGCTCAGTTATCCTCCGGGATGACAACGTTAAAAGACGGTGCTGACAAAACAGCAGCAGGGGCAAAAACCGTGAATGAGGGACTTGCTTCTTTAAAAGAGGATATGGCGAAAAATCCCGATATGCCAAAGGCTGAAATATTGGCCCGTATCGCAGCTCTTGAAGCTGGAAGCAAGCAAGTCAGCGACGGTACTCAAAAAGTAGCCGAGGGGACAGCGCCTTTAAAAGCGGGAGCCGATCAACTTTCTGCTGGAGCTAACAAGTTATCAGCAGGCCAGGCACTGTTTCAAAAAGGTGTAGAAGCCCTTCATGCCGGCCAGAAGAAACTGGTAGACGGCACGGCTCAGCTGGCTTCTGGACAGCAGGAATTGCTTGAAGGAACAAAAACGTTTATGTCCAAAATCGGAGAAGCAAAAGGTGGCGCCGATCAATTAGCCGATGGCTCCGCTAAATTGTCTGCAGGAACAGCAGGGTTGTCCCAAGGCTGGTCTGGTCTTGTCGATAACGTCGGCAAACTCAGCCAAGGCCAGTCTAAACTGGCAAAAGGAAGCATTGATCTTACGAATGGCCTCCAGAGTGCAAAAGACGGTTCAGGCAAGCTGAGCGATGGCGCACGCCAGCTGAATGATGGGGCTGGTAAACTGGCTTCGGGTGTCGATTCTATTAAATCAGGCAATGAAAAACTGGCTGGAGAATTGAACAAAGCGGCAGAAAAGGCTCACGAAGCGAAAGCTACGGATGATGAAGTCAAAATGATTTCCAATCCGGTAAAAACCTTGAACGCCAGCACCGTAAAAGATATGACCTATGGAACCGGGCTTGCTCCATACTTCTTGTCCCTGGGACTGTTTGTAGGTGCCCTCATGCTGACCATTGTGTTCCCGCTCGTTGAACCAGCGATGAAACCCAAAAATGCATTCAGCTGGTTCTTCAGCAAATATGCTTTTATGGCAGTGACAGGCATTGTTCAAGCTCTGATCGCGGATCTGATCTTGCTGCAAAGTCTTGATCTCGAAGTACAGAGCACAGGCAGATTTGTTTTGTTCAGTATCATCATCAGCTTAACGTTCATGGCCATCATTCAGTTCCTTGTTACAACCATGGGGAACCCCGGACGATTTATCGTGATTCTGATGCTGATCTTCCAATTAACATCAAGCGGAGGGACATTCCCGACAGAAATGATTCCTTCATCACTGCAGACGGTTCACTTTTTTATGCCGATGTCCTATTCTATCGCAGGGCTGCGTGCTGTCATAACGACGGGGGATTACAGTCTTATGTGGCAGAATGCGATCATACTCGGATACTTTATGGTTCCAATGCTGGCAGCTTCCTTTCTCTTCTTCAGAATCAAAATGAAGAAGTTCAGAAACGAAGAACCTGCTGCGAACACTATCTAA
- a CDS encoding YhgE/Pip domain-containing protein: MIRKQFQAVLRNPKLLIPVAAILFIPILYSGIYLWAFWDPYSHTDKLPVAVVNEDKGAKLDGEKLQIGDDLVKELKDNSDFKWEFVSSDKAEKGLKDNQYYAVIEVPGNFSEKAKTAMDPHPDKLQLNYKTNSGYNYLASQIGKKGVEQLENKLSNEISKTYTGLILIKLVKWAMVSRKHQMVREN, translated from the coding sequence ATGATAAGAAAACAATTTCAGGCCGTTCTCCGCAATCCGAAATTACTGATTCCGGTTGCAGCCATTTTGTTTATTCCCATCTTGTACAGTGGAATTTACTTGTGGGCTTTCTGGGATCCATATTCGCATACGGATAAGCTGCCGGTCGCTGTAGTAAACGAGGATAAGGGAGCTAAGCTGGATGGAGAAAAGCTTCAAATCGGTGATGATTTAGTAAAAGAACTGAAGGATAACTCAGACTTCAAGTGGGAATTTGTCAGTTCGGACAAAGCTGAAAAGGGCTTAAAGGATAATCAGTATTATGCGGTCATTGAGGTTCCGGGAAACTTCTCAGAAAAAGCTAAAACAGCGATGGATCCTCATCCTGATAAACTTCAGTTAAATTATAAAACAAATTCTGGCTATAACTATCTTGCCTCCCAAATCGGGAAAAAAGGTGTAGAACAGCTTGAAAACAAGCTCTCTAATGAAATTTCCAAAACGTATACCGGACTCATTTTGATAAAATTGGTGAAATGGGCGATGGTTTCAAGAAAGCATCAGATGGTGCGGGAAAATTAG
- a CDS encoding glycine betaine ABC transporter substrate-binding protein: protein MNNKNFFSTLVDTFQTRWPDILEGLQQHLFLSLVSILIAAAIAIPLGIYISRRARIAEPVIGVTAIFQTIPSLALFGFLLPLFGIGSTTAIIALTVYALLPILRNTYTGITGVDQSAVEAGRGMGMTKNQILRMIELPLALPIIMAGLRTATVLTIGVATLAAFIGAGGLGDLIYRGLSTTRNELVLAGAIPAALLALVIDYILKRIEIASNPVGKRKFSWKKAIIILIPVAALLLFFAIRSGTSDDTIKISGKKWTEQYILPYVIAEYVEAKTDYKVDVGEGLGETPILTQAIKKGDIDMYVEYTGTGLLTILKEKYSPNLTPDQIYDRVKEGYKKKYKLDWLEPLGFQNTYALALRPQKYKELGVKTTSELAGKSSQVTFGAPTEFYEREDGYPGFQKVYNFNFKDKKSLDPNLMYGAVKAGKVDTIAAFTTDGRIARYNLKLLKDDKKFFPPYYAAPIVREDTLKKFPKLKDTVNQLAGKISERDMAEMNAKVDIDKEEPGDVARDFLKKKGLVK from the coding sequence ATGAACAATAAGAACTTTTTCTCAACGCTTGTCGATACGTTTCAAACGAGATGGCCGGACATTCTGGAAGGTCTGCAGCAGCATTTATTTCTTTCTCTTGTGTCGATCCTTATCGCAGCTGCGATTGCCATACCACTAGGCATTTATATTTCAAGAAGAGCTAGAATTGCGGAGCCTGTAATCGGTGTAACAGCTATCTTTCAGACGATTCCAAGCTTAGCATTATTCGGATTTTTGCTTCCGCTCTTTGGCATTGGAAGCACAACTGCCATTATTGCATTGACTGTATATGCACTGCTTCCCATTTTAAGAAATACATACACTGGCATTACAGGAGTGGATCAGTCTGCGGTTGAAGCGGGCCGGGGAATGGGGATGACGAAGAATCAAATTTTAAGAATGATTGAACTCCCGCTTGCCCTTCCTATTATTATGGCAGGCTTGCGCACCGCCACAGTGTTAACGATCGGGGTAGCCACATTGGCAGCCTTTATTGGTGCTGGCGGACTCGGTGACCTGATCTACAGGGGGCTTTCAACCACCAGGAATGAACTCGTGCTTGCTGGTGCTATACCAGCTGCTCTGCTCGCGCTTGTTATCGATTATATTCTGAAGCGGATTGAAATCGCGTCTAATCCGGTCGGCAAAAGGAAGTTTTCGTGGAAAAAGGCGATTATTATTCTCATACCCGTCGCTGCGCTGCTTCTGTTTTTCGCCATAAGGAGCGGTACATCAGACGATACGATTAAGATTTCAGGGAAGAAATGGACAGAGCAGTATATCCTTCCTTATGTTATCGCGGAATATGTAGAAGCAAAAACAGACTATAAAGTAGACGTAGGAGAAGGGCTCGGAGAAACCCCGATATTGACCCAGGCCATCAAAAAGGGTGATATCGACATGTACGTAGAGTATACAGGGACTGGACTGCTTACCATCCTTAAGGAAAAGTATTCTCCCAATCTTACTCCCGATCAAATCTATGACCGTGTGAAAGAAGGATACAAAAAGAAATATAAACTGGACTGGCTTGAGCCCCTTGGTTTTCAGAATACGTATGCTCTTGCTCTACGGCCTCAAAAGTATAAAGAACTTGGAGTGAAAACAACCTCTGAGCTTGCAGGCAAATCATCACAAGTCACGTTCGGCGCTCCAACCGAATTCTATGAACGTGAGGATGGCTATCCCGGTTTCCAAAAGGTGTATAACTTTAACTTTAAAGATAAAAAAAGCCTTGATCCCAATTTGATGTATGGAGCGGTAAAGGCTGGAAAAGTAGATACCATAGCTGCCTTTACAACTGATGGAAGGATTGCGCGCTATAATCTCAAGCTGTTAAAAGATGATAAGAAATTCTTCCCGCCTTATTATGCGGCACCGATTGTCAGAGAAGATACGCTGAAGAAATTTCCGAAGCTGAAGGATACGGTTAACCAGCTGGCAGGAAAAATAAGTGAAAGGGATATGGCAGAAATGAACGCGAAAGTGGACATCGATAAGGAAGAACCAGGGGATGTGGCAAGGGATTTCCTTAAGAAAAAAGGGTTAGTTAAATAA